One genomic window of Halorubrum hochsteinianum includes the following:
- a CDS encoding response regulator, producing MTEGPNATVLAVDDEPDLAELYRVYLDPAYDVRIATGGEEAIDAMDDAVDVVLLDRRMPDMSGHEVLSEIRGEGYDARVAMLTAVEPDVDIVEMPFDDYKTKPVTKEDLLTLVEVLLHRAAFDEQSQEFFALASKKAALEAAGTTNSDEYEELIERMEAVRVEVDDTLDHLSARDAFVEVPGEVP from the coding sequence ATGACGGAGGGTCCGAACGCGACCGTCCTCGCGGTCGACGACGAGCCGGACCTCGCGGAGCTGTACCGGGTGTACCTCGACCCGGCCTACGACGTACGGATCGCGACCGGCGGCGAGGAGGCGATCGACGCGATGGACGACGCGGTCGACGTCGTCCTCCTCGACCGGCGGATGCCCGACATGTCGGGCCACGAGGTGTTATCGGAAATCCGCGGCGAGGGGTACGACGCCCGCGTGGCGATGCTGACCGCGGTCGAGCCGGACGTCGACATCGTCGAGATGCCGTTCGACGACTACAAGACGAAGCCGGTCACCAAGGAGGACCTCCTCACGCTCGTCGAGGTGCTCCTCCACCGGGCCGCCTTCGACGAGCAGAGCCAGGAGTTCTTCGCGCTCGCCTCGAAGAAGGCGGCGCTGGAGGCCGCCGGCACGACCAACTCCGACGAGTACGAGGAGCTCATCGAGCGGATGGAGGCCGTCCGCGTCGAGGTCGACGACACGCTCGATCACCTCTCCGCGCGCGACGCGTTCGTCGAGGTCCCCGGCGAAGTGCCGTAG
- a CDS encoding amphi-Trp domain-containing protein, translating to MTEEVLFESESRRSREEIAAYLRTVADSLDAGDAITLARGDESTTLDPPARPTFEVKAEREGPADGPGELSVEFELEWDEGSGESGTDGELRIE from the coding sequence ATGACAGAGGAAGTCCTCTTCGAGTCGGAGAGCCGCCGGAGTCGCGAGGAGATCGCCGCGTACCTCCGAACGGTCGCGGACTCGCTGGACGCGGGCGACGCCATCACGCTCGCGCGCGGCGACGAGTCGACGACGCTCGACCCACCCGCCCGGCCGACCTTCGAGGTGAAGGCGGAGCGCGAGGGGCCCGCCGACGGGCCGGGCGAACTCAGCGTCGAGTTCGAACTGGAGTGGGACGAAGGGAGCGGAGAATCGGGAACGGACGGCGAACTGCGGATCGAGTGA
- a CDS encoding aminopeptidase: protein MDARVREHAEIIADHSTGIESGDDVVIQLPKEAEDLAVALHEVCGDRGANPVYLNYSKRAQRAFKRSADEFTEPSHRRALYEEADAFVIARGGANATEDADVDPETNAAYNRAMEDVKRTRLSKTWCLTQYPTASHAQLAGMSTEAYENFVWDAVSLDWDEQREFQSNMVEILDDADEVRIKSGEETDLTLDVSGNSTLNDYGEANLPGGEVFTAPTRDGVDGEVHFDLPLYRYGREIDGVRLRFEDGEVVSHSAERNEDLLSGILDTDEGSRHLGELGIGMNRQIDRFTYNMLFDEKMGDTVHMAVGSAYPETVGGDNEVNESAEHVDMIVDMSEDSIIEVDGEVVQRNGTFVFEDGF from the coding sequence ATGGACGCACGCGTACGCGAACACGCCGAGATCATCGCCGACCACTCCACCGGCATCGAGTCGGGCGACGACGTGGTCATCCAGCTGCCAAAGGAGGCCGAGGACCTCGCGGTCGCGCTCCACGAGGTCTGCGGCGACCGCGGCGCGAACCCGGTGTACCTCAACTACTCGAAGCGCGCCCAGCGCGCGTTCAAGCGCTCCGCCGACGAGTTCACGGAGCCGAGCCACCGGCGCGCGCTCTACGAGGAGGCCGACGCCTTCGTCATCGCGCGCGGCGGCGCGAACGCCACCGAGGACGCCGACGTCGACCCCGAGACGAACGCGGCGTACAACCGCGCGATGGAGGACGTCAAGCGGACGCGCCTCTCGAAGACGTGGTGTCTCACCCAGTACCCGACCGCGAGCCACGCCCAGCTCGCCGGCATGAGCACCGAGGCGTACGAGAACTTCGTCTGGGACGCCGTCTCGCTCGACTGGGACGAACAGCGCGAGTTCCAGTCGAACATGGTCGAGATCTTAGACGACGCCGACGAGGTCCGGATCAAGTCGGGCGAGGAGACGGACCTCACCCTCGACGTGTCCGGCAACTCCACGCTCAACGACTACGGCGAGGCGAACCTCCCGGGCGGCGAGGTGTTCACCGCGCCGACGCGCGACGGCGTCGACGGCGAGGTCCACTTCGACCTGCCCCTCTACCGTTACGGCCGCGAGATCGACGGCGTTCGGCTCCGATTCGAGGACGGCGAGGTCGTCTCGCACTCCGCCGAGCGCAACGAGGACCTGCTCTCCGGCATCCTCGACACCGACGAGGGGTCGCGTCACCTCGGCGAACTCGGCATCGGGATGAACCGCCAGATCGACCGGTTCACCTACAACATGCTGTTCGACGAGAAGATGGGCGACACCGTCCACATGGCGGTCGGCTCCGCGTACCCCGAGACGGTCGGCGGGGACAACGAGGTCAACGAGTCCGCCGAGCACGTCGACATGATCGTCGACATGAGCGAGGACTCGATCATCGAGGTCGACGGCGAGGTCGTCCAGCGGAACGGGACGTTCGTCTTCGAGGACGGCTTCTGA
- a CDS encoding M48 family metallopeptidase, with amino-acid sequence MSRLAFRAAAAAVGVVLLAVYLTAALFVCDLLRALWAARPDLPVLLALLAAGALGSAYLSYRVGTAQVLASLDGDRLPRERAPDLHRRIDSLAARMEVARPALYVTDTRAPNAFAVGGGSDGGALVVDRSLFRLLSAREIEAILAHELAHLERNDGFAIAMADGIGRSVVGLATVAALPALLALSGLATASAWIRGRPSDRSGPFARLHRALAGALFAGFVLTTLLSRSRSRRREFAADDRAAEVTGDPTALARALRRIERATEPTWSLAPFSTHKRTEDAAERWLSTHPSTGERVERLRRRAESQGPTRRIPAGPSRRTGGGRRASR; translated from the coding sequence ATGTCTCGGCTGGCGTTCCGCGCGGCCGCGGCGGCGGTCGGCGTCGTCCTGCTCGCCGTCTACCTGACCGCGGCGCTGTTCGTCTGCGACCTGCTGCGGGCGCTCTGGGCCGCCCGCCCCGACCTCCCGGTCCTCCTCGCGCTGCTGGCCGCCGGCGCGCTCGGTTCGGCGTACCTCAGCTACCGGGTCGGGACCGCGCAGGTCCTCGCGAGCCTCGACGGCGACCGGCTGCCCCGCGAGCGCGCGCCGGACCTCCACCGCCGGATCGACTCGCTCGCGGCCCGGATGGAGGTCGCGCGGCCGGCGCTGTACGTCACGGACACGCGCGCGCCGAACGCGTTCGCGGTCGGCGGCGGGTCGGACGGCGGCGCGCTGGTCGTCGACCGGTCGCTGTTCCGGCTGCTCTCCGCCCGCGAGATCGAGGCCATCCTCGCGCACGAGCTGGCGCACCTGGAGCGGAACGACGGCTTCGCGATCGCGATGGCCGACGGGATCGGGCGCTCGGTTGTCGGACTCGCCACCGTGGCCGCGCTGCCGGCGCTGCTCGCGCTGTCGGGGCTCGCAACCGCCTCGGCGTGGATCCGGGGCCGGCCGAGCGACCGGTCCGGGCCGTTCGCGCGGCTTCACCGGGCGCTCGCCGGGGCGCTGTTCGCGGGGTTCGTCCTGACGACGCTCCTCTCGCGGTCGCGGTCGCGCAGGCGGGAGTTCGCCGCGGACGACCGCGCGGCGGAGGTGACCGGCGATCCGACGGCGCTCGCGCGGGCGCTCCGCCGGATCGAGCGCGCGACCGAACCGACGTGGTCGCTCGCCCCGTTCTCGACGCACAAGCGGACCGAGGACGCGGCCGAACGATGGCTGTCGACGCACCCGTCGACCGGCGAGCGCGTCGAGCGGCTGCGGCGGCGGGCCGAGTCGCAGGGGCCGACGCGACGGATCCCGGCCGGGCCGTCGCGGCGGACCGGCGGGGGCAGGCGAGCGTCTCGGTGA
- a CDS encoding DUF6293 family protein — MQTHIVPVGFDYDRMIAPLIRDQFDVDRVILLEGTVGSEGNVEYSRNIARKLEQDFQNLLGAKTVREKLTDVYDYDAAFERAYDLINAELDRDGGPAEDGDDSAAPAEEREVWVNLCSMPRPVSFAFATAAHSIMVERQADRDRIHTYYTAPEKYLETELAEELRATRDLLRDLDAGSDEGLAEAGVDPDRVSDRLASTTDLLAEFDERGTTIGAKRIGDSHVIELPVASFQNVKPFEELVLFTLGEHGEFESVSELAETLADELNEEYTDSFRSKVIYNVDRLGPGGKGYIEREEHGKSYRTSLSRIGRLWVRAHADDDRDIA; from the coding sequence ATGCAGACCCACATCGTCCCGGTCGGGTTCGACTACGACCGGATGATCGCCCCCCTCATCCGGGACCAGTTCGACGTCGACCGGGTGATCCTGCTGGAGGGGACGGTCGGCAGCGAGGGCAACGTCGAGTACTCGCGCAACATCGCCCGGAAGCTCGAACAGGACTTTCAGAACCTGCTCGGCGCGAAGACGGTCCGAGAGAAGCTGACCGACGTGTACGACTACGACGCCGCCTTTGAGCGCGCCTACGACCTGATCAACGCGGAGTTGGACCGCGACGGAGGGCCCGCGGAGGACGGCGACGACTCCGCCGCCCCCGCCGAGGAGCGCGAGGTGTGGGTGAACCTCTGTTCGATGCCCCGCCCCGTCTCCTTCGCGTTTGCGACCGCGGCCCACTCCATCATGGTCGAGCGGCAGGCGGACCGCGACCGCATCCACACCTACTACACGGCCCCCGAGAAGTACTTAGAGACCGAGCTCGCCGAGGAGCTGCGCGCGACGCGGGACCTCCTCCGGGACCTCGACGCCGGGAGCGACGAGGGGCTCGCCGAGGCGGGCGTCGACCCCGACCGCGTCTCCGACCGGCTGGCGAGCACCACCGACCTGCTCGCGGAGTTCGACGAGCGCGGGACGACCATCGGCGCGAAGCGCATCGGCGACAGCCACGTCATCGAGCTGCCGGTCGCCTCCTTCCAGAACGTCAAGCCGTTCGAGGAGCTGGTGCTGTTCACGCTCGGCGAACACGGCGAGTTCGAGTCCGTCTCGGAGCTGGCGGAGACGCTCGCCGACGAGCTCAACGAGGAGTACACCGACTCGTTCCGCTCGAAGGTCATCTACAACGTCGACCGGCTCGGCCCCGGCGGGAAGGGGTACATCGAGCGCGAGGAACACGGGAAGTCCTACCGGACGAGCCTCTCCCGGATCGGCCGGCTGTGGGTCCGAGCGCACGCCGACGACGACCGCGACATCGCCTGA
- the nadC gene encoding carboxylating nicotinate-nucleotide diphosphorylase produces the protein MLTDGDVERWLREDVGHHDVTNQVPGETTGRLVAKEPGVAAGVDAASAVFDYLDATVTDRVADGTAVEPGDVLLRAAGPARAVLRGERVAVNVAGHASGVATRTAAAVSAAREVDDGVRIAATRKTTPGLRGVEKRAVAAGGGDTHRLDLSHMVMVKDNHVAEMGLVDAIEHFRERASFATALDVEVEDPDDAARAAAAGADVVLLDNMTPAETATAVDRVAAGDADALTEASGGITVETVPEYAATGVDVISMGGLTHSAPTLDLSFRTGDDS, from the coding sequence ATGCTCACGGACGGCGATGTCGAGCGGTGGCTCCGGGAGGACGTGGGCCACCACGACGTGACCAATCAGGTCCCCGGCGAAACGACCGGCCGGCTCGTCGCCAAGGAGCCCGGCGTCGCGGCCGGGGTCGACGCCGCGAGCGCCGTCTTCGACTACCTCGACGCGACCGTGACCGACCGCGTCGCCGACGGGACCGCCGTCGAGCCCGGCGACGTGCTGCTGCGAGCGGCGGGACCGGCGCGGGCGGTCCTGCGCGGCGAGCGCGTTGCGGTGAACGTCGCCGGCCACGCGTCCGGCGTCGCGACGAGGACCGCCGCCGCCGTGTCGGCCGCGCGCGAGGTCGACGACGGCGTGCGTATCGCGGCGACGCGCAAGACCACGCCCGGCCTGCGCGGGGTCGAGAAGCGGGCCGTCGCGGCCGGCGGCGGCGACACCCACCGGCTCGACCTCTCGCACATGGTGATGGTGAAGGACAACCACGTCGCCGAGATGGGGCTGGTGGACGCGATCGAACACTTCCGGGAGCGGGCCTCCTTCGCGACCGCCCTCGACGTGGAGGTCGAGGACCCGGACGACGCCGCGCGCGCCGCGGCGGCCGGCGCTGACGTGGTCCTCCTGGACAACATGACGCCCGCGGAGACGGCGACGGCGGTTGACCGCGTGGCGGCCGGCGACGCGGACGCGCTGACGGAGGCCTCCGGCGGGATCACGGTCGAGACCGTGCCGGAGTACGCCGCGACCGGCGTCGACGTGATCTCGATGGGGGGGCTCACCCACTCCGCGCCGACGCTCGACCTCTCGTTCCGGACGGGGGACGATTCGTAG
- a CDS encoding L-aspartate oxidase — translation MTGHETADVLVVGSGIAGLAAALAAAREGREVLVATKAARPEDASSWWAQGGIAVARDHPDRFRRDILAASDGTADPEAVDVLVENANDAVRDVLVETLGVAFDGEADASAGADASAGAGGSGTAAAFADRGDGGFDFGREAAHTEDRILHVGAETGKHVHVPLLNHLDDRAGVEVRTDAAALELIGHEGRIHGAVVESDGDRIPVYADATVLATGGVGDLFARSTNPAGATGDGVAMAALAGATVTDAEFVQFHPTAYAAGPDEDGFLVSEAVRGEGALLRNGDGERFMPDYHPDAELAPRDVVARAVDREREATGSVVLDVGPLDFADEFPGLAAKCEDRGVDWSRGIPVAPAEHFLCGGVDVDDRGRTDLDRLYAVGECARTGVHGANRLASTSLLEGLVWGLRAGADAADAAVDADPEAVETPDLLDRDPALPDDFARQKFRRLRRVMDECAGIERDADDLNRALGVLRRLKGEVDAYVRTRTSRSLYELRNATVTALLVTRQALANEESVGTHYRTDAAEPADPGPADD, via the coding sequence GTGACGGGACACGAGACCGCGGACGTGCTCGTCGTCGGGTCGGGGATCGCCGGGCTCGCGGCCGCGCTCGCCGCGGCCCGCGAGGGGAGGGAGGTCCTCGTCGCGACGAAGGCCGCCCGCCCGGAGGACGCGTCGTCCTGGTGGGCGCAGGGCGGGATCGCCGTCGCCCGCGACCACCCGGACCGCTTTCGCCGAGACATCCTCGCCGCCTCCGACGGCACGGCCGACCCGGAGGCCGTCGACGTGCTCGTCGAGAACGCCAACGACGCCGTGCGCGACGTGCTCGTCGAGACGCTGGGCGTGGCGTTCGACGGGGAGGCGGACGCTTCCGCCGGCGCGGACGCTTCCGCTGGCGCGGGCGGGTCGGGAACCGCCGCCGCGTTCGCCGACCGCGGCGACGGCGGCTTCGACTTCGGCCGCGAGGCGGCTCACACGGAGGACCGCATCCTCCACGTCGGCGCGGAGACGGGCAAGCACGTCCACGTCCCCCTCCTGAACCACCTCGACGACCGCGCGGGCGTGGAGGTGCGGACCGACGCCGCCGCGCTGGAGCTGATCGGTCACGAGGGGCGCATCCACGGCGCGGTCGTGGAGTCCGACGGCGACCGCATCCCCGTCTACGCCGACGCGACCGTGCTGGCGACCGGCGGGGTCGGGGACCTCTTCGCCCGCTCCACGAACCCCGCGGGGGCCACCGGCGACGGGGTCGCCATGGCCGCCCTCGCCGGCGCGACGGTGACGGACGCGGAGTTCGTCCAGTTCCACCCGACCGCGTACGCCGCCGGTCCGGACGAGGACGGCTTCCTCGTCAGCGAGGCCGTCAGGGGCGAGGGGGCTCTCCTCCGGAACGGCGACGGCGAGCGATTCATGCCGGACTACCACCCGGACGCGGAGCTAGCGCCCCGAGACGTGGTCGCCCGCGCGGTCGACCGGGAGCGCGAGGCGACGGGGTCGGTGGTCCTCGACGTGGGGCCGCTGGACTTCGCGGACGAGTTCCCCGGCCTCGCCGCGAAGTGCGAGGACAGGGGCGTCGACTGGTCCCGCGGGATCCCGGTCGCGCCGGCCGAGCACTTCCTCTGCGGCGGCGTCGACGTGGACGACCGCGGCCGGACGGACCTCGACCGGCTCTACGCCGTCGGCGAGTGCGCGCGCACCGGCGTCCACGGGGCGAACCGGCTCGCGTCCACGAGCCTGCTCGAAGGGCTGGTATGGGGGCTGCGCGCCGGCGCGGACGCGGCCGACGCCGCGGTCGACGCCGACCCCGAGGCCGTCGAGACGCCGGACCTGCTGGACCGCGACCCGGCGCTCCCGGACGACTTCGCCCGCCAGAAGTTCCGCCGCCTGCGCCGCGTGATGGACGAGTGCGCCGGGATCGAGCGCGACGCCGACGACCTGAACCGGGCGCTGGGCGTCCTGCGCCGGCTCAAGGGCGAAGTCGACGCGTACGTCCGAACGCGGACCTCGCGCTCGCTGTACGAGCTGCGCAACGCGACCGTGACGGCGCTGCTGGTGACCCGACAGGCGCTGGCGAACGAGGAGAGCGTCGGGACCCACTACCGAACCGACGCGGCCGAGCCGGCCGACCCCGGGCCGGCGGACGACTGA
- the nadA gene encoding quinolinate synthase NadA, with protein sequence MPAMETAEFETDLSLFKYDDLEQLPPEYRTLSEAERTERIESALRTLGDDVVILGHNYQRREIVEHADFVGDSYQLSKEAAAADAEYVVFGGVTFMAESADIITDPEQTVILPSMEASCPMAGMAEALQVDAAWAELTAETDADVVPVTYMNSYADLKAFCAEQGGLVCTSSNAHDAFEYALDRGDKVLFLPDKHLGENTAHRLGLEDEIAEWDPWDPESADASNVVENDVILWDGYCQVHERFRESHVESVRAEHDDVSVVVHPECRREVVEAADVVGSTATICETVADADPGETWAIGTEIHLANHLGRWHPEVNVVPLCGDACMDCNAMRQIDPNYLAWVLEELVEGRERNVVEVAPEEKELAEVALDRMLEI encoded by the coding sequence ATGCCAGCAATGGAAACTGCGGAGTTCGAGACTGATCTCAGTCTCTTCAAATACGACGACCTCGAACAGCTTCCGCCCGAATACCGAACGCTCTCCGAAGCGGAGCGCACGGAGCGCATCGAATCGGCGCTCCGGACGCTCGGCGACGACGTGGTGATCTTGGGCCACAACTACCAGCGACGGGAGATCGTCGAGCACGCGGACTTCGTCGGTGACTCCTACCAGCTGAGCAAGGAGGCCGCCGCCGCCGACGCCGAGTACGTCGTCTTCGGCGGCGTCACGTTCATGGCCGAGTCCGCGGACATCATCACCGACCCCGAACAGACGGTGATCCTCCCGAGCATGGAGGCGTCCTGTCCGATGGCCGGGATGGCAGAGGCGCTCCAAGTCGACGCGGCGTGGGCGGAGCTGACGGCCGAGACCGACGCGGACGTGGTCCCGGTCACCTACATGAACAGCTACGCCGACCTCAAGGCGTTCTGCGCCGAGCAGGGCGGGCTGGTCTGTACGTCCTCGAACGCCCACGACGCGTTCGAGTACGCCCTCGACCGGGGCGACAAGGTGCTGTTCCTCCCCGACAAGCACCTCGGCGAGAACACGGCCCACCGGCTCGGGCTCGAAGACGAGATCGCCGAGTGGGACCCGTGGGACCCGGAGTCGGCCGACGCGAGCAACGTCGTCGAGAACGACGTGATCCTCTGGGACGGCTACTGCCAGGTCCACGAGCGCTTCCGGGAGTCGCACGTCGAGTCGGTCCGCGCGGAGCACGACGACGTCAGCGTGGTGGTCCACCCCGAGTGTCGCCGCGAGGTCGTCGAGGCGGCCGACGTGGTCGGCTCCACCGCGACCATCTGCGAGACGGTCGCGGACGCCGACCCGGGCGAGACCTGGGCGATCGGGACCGAGATCCACCTCGCCAACCACCTCGGGCGATGGCACCCGGAGGTGAACGTCGTCCCGCTGTGCGGCGACGCCTGTATGGACTGTAACGCGATGCGCCAGATCGATCCCAACTACCTCGCGTGGGTCCTCGAAGAGCTGGTCGAGGGCCGCGAGCGCAACGTCGTCGAGGTCGCGCCCGAGGAGAAGGAGCTCGCCGAGGTCGCGCTCGACCGAATGCTGGAGATCTGA
- a CDS encoding acetamidase/formamidase family protein encodes MSQQEVQQELYVDQYTLGLVGPDQEWAGTVADGGTVKTYTPPGCWGPMVTPSFRGGHEVTRPIRVEGAEVGDAVAIHIRDVEVTSMATSTGSMAEREGAFGDDPFVDHRCPECGTTWPDSVVEGTGEDAIRCAECGANASSFGFEYGYTVAFDHENAVGITLDKEGAHELALDADEVMDIPENARQHPILLYEPDGMPGTLGRLRPFIGNIGTTPPVTMPDSHNAGDFGQNLIGADHDYGVETEADLELRTDGHMDVPEVRAGATLICPVVVDGGGVYVGDLHANQGDGELSLHTTDVSGTVTMDVEVIEDVDLGGPVLLPNEEDLPFISAPYTDEEVAAGDDLGDEHGVDVDTDAAPIQVIGSGATVNDATQNAFDRAGTLLGMEEGEVRARCTFSGGVQIGRLPGVVQLDMLVPMEVLADAGLDDAAREQYGL; translated from the coding sequence ATGTCACAGCAAGAGGTCCAACAGGAGTTGTACGTCGACCAGTACACGCTCGGGCTCGTCGGGCCGGACCAGGAGTGGGCGGGCACGGTCGCCGACGGGGGGACGGTGAAGACGTACACGCCGCCGGGTTGTTGGGGGCCGATGGTGACGCCCTCGTTCCGGGGCGGCCACGAGGTGACCCGACCGATCCGCGTCGAGGGCGCGGAGGTCGGCGACGCCGTCGCGATCCACATCCGCGACGTGGAGGTGACGAGCATGGCGACGAGCACGGGGTCGATGGCGGAGCGCGAGGGCGCGTTCGGCGACGACCCGTTCGTCGACCACCGGTGTCCCGAGTGCGGCACGACGTGGCCGGACTCGGTCGTCGAGGGCACCGGCGAGGACGCGATCCGCTGTGCGGAGTGCGGCGCGAACGCCTCCTCGTTCGGCTTCGAGTACGGCTACACCGTCGCGTTCGACCACGAGAACGCGGTCGGGATCACGCTCGACAAAGAGGGCGCACACGAACTGGCCCTCGACGCCGACGAGGTGATGGACATCCCCGAGAACGCGCGCCAGCACCCGATCCTGCTGTACGAGCCGGACGGGATGCCGGGCACGCTCGGCCGCCTCCGCCCATTCATCGGCAACATCGGCACCACGCCGCCCGTCACCATGCCCGACTCGCACAACGCGGGCGACTTCGGGCAGAACCTGATCGGCGCGGACCACGACTACGGCGTCGAGACCGAGGCGGACCTCGAACTGCGCACCGACGGCCACATGGACGTGCCCGAGGTCCGCGCTGGCGCGACGCTCATCTGCCCGGTCGTCGTCGACGGCGGCGGGGTGTACGTCGGCGACCTCCACGCGAACCAGGGCGACGGCGAGCTCTCCCTCCACACCACCGACGTGAGCGGGACGGTGACGATGGACGTGGAGGTGATCGAGGACGTCGACCTCGGCGGTCCCGTCCTCCTCCCGAACGAGGAGGACCTCCCGTTCATCAGCGCGCCGTACACCGACGAGGAGGTCGCGGCCGGCGACGACCTCGGCGACGAACACGGCGTCGACGTCGACACCGACGCCGCCCCGATCCAGGTGATCGGCTCGGGCGCGACGGTGAACGACGCCACGCAGAACGCCTTCGACCGCGCGGGGACCCTCCTCGGCATGGAGGAGGGCGAGGTCCGGGCCCGGTGTACGTTCTCCGGCGGCGTCCAGATCGGGCGGCTCCCGGGCGTCGTCCAACTCGACATGCTCGTGCCGATGGAGGTCCTCGCCGACGCCGGCCTCGACGACGCGGCGCGCGAGCAGTACGGGCTGTAA
- the cofH gene encoding 7,8-didemethyl-8-hydroxy-5-deazariboflavin synthase subunit CofH produces the protein MSSGGDSDGTGPAGGSASDADGFGFAEPATDQSFENALAKARDGIRLTVDDATELLATGTEREGVDPVRKEAVLEAADRRRAETVGDEVTFVANLNNNVTTACNTGCLFCNFKDSAHAFEADSDVEHAGFTKPPAESRAVVEDALDMGIYEVCSVSGLHPAFALNEEHHEILAARDDPASEVNYKPPEAYATDPGTYLEQMAAMSVGGVHLHSMTPEEAYHAKRGTDWEYESVYRDLAAAGLDSAPGTAAEILVDEVRDVICPGKIRTGDWVAAIEGAAAAGLDVTSTMMYGHVETVAHRAEHLKVIRDLQDRTGAITEFVPLSFIHQNTPLYRRGVVDSGPSRAEDELVVAVARLFLDNVDHVQASWVKSGDAHGLKLLNCGADDFMGTILSEEITSRAGGEYGEYRSFDDYVEMITAIGRTPVERSTDYRTRRRIDPDDGPHGPRLGPRADGTPMLPERAAEGDAAGTSPTEADD, from the coding sequence ATGAGTTCGGGCGGCGACTCCGACGGGACCGGACCGGCTGGCGGGTCAGCGAGCGACGCGGACGGGTTCGGCTTCGCGGAGCCGGCGACCGACCAGTCGTTCGAGAACGCGCTCGCGAAGGCCCGCGACGGGATTCGGCTCACCGTCGACGACGCGACGGAGCTGCTCGCGACGGGGACGGAGCGCGAAGGGGTAGATCCAGTCCGCAAGGAGGCGGTGCTGGAGGCCGCGGACCGCCGCCGCGCCGAGACGGTCGGCGACGAGGTCACCTTCGTCGCCAACCTCAACAACAACGTCACGACGGCGTGTAACACGGGGTGCCTGTTCTGTAACTTCAAGGACTCCGCGCACGCCTTCGAGGCCGACAGCGACGTCGAGCACGCGGGGTTCACCAAACCGCCGGCGGAGTCGCGCGCCGTCGTCGAGGACGCGCTCGACATGGGGATCTACGAGGTGTGTTCCGTCTCGGGGCTCCACCCGGCGTTCGCGCTGAACGAGGAGCACCACGAGATCCTCGCCGCGCGCGACGACCCCGCGAGCGAGGTGAACTACAAGCCGCCCGAGGCGTACGCCACCGACCCGGGCACCTACCTCGAACAGATGGCGGCGATGTCCGTCGGCGGCGTCCACCTCCACTCGATGACGCCCGAGGAGGCGTACCACGCGAAGCGCGGCACGGACTGGGAGTACGAGTCCGTCTACCGCGACCTCGCGGCCGCGGGACTCGACTCCGCGCCGGGGACCGCCGCCGAGATCCTCGTCGACGAGGTGCGCGACGTGATCTGTCCGGGGAAGATCCGCACCGGCGACTGGGTTGCGGCGATAGAGGGCGCGGCGGCCGCCGGCCTCGACGTCACCTCGACGATGATGTACGGCCACGTCGAGACGGTCGCACACCGCGCGGAGCACCTGAAGGTGATCCGCGACCTCCAGGACCGGACGGGCGCGATCACGGAGTTCGTCCCCCTATCCTTCATCCACCAGAACACCCCCCTCTACCGCCGCGGCGTCGTCGACTCCGGCCCCTCGCGCGCCGAGGACGAGCTGGTGGTCGCGGTCGCGCGGCTCTTCTTGGACAACGTCGACCACGTTCAGGCCTCGTGGGTGAAGTCGGGCGACGCCCACGGGCTGAAGCTCCTCAACTGCGGCGCGGACGACTTCATGGGCACCATCCTCTCGGAGGAGATCACCAGCCGCGCCGGCGGCGAGTACGGCGAGTACCGCTCGTTCGACGACTACGTCGAGATGATCACGGCGATCGGTCGGACCCCCGTCGAGCGCTCGACCGACTACCGGACCCGCCGCCGGATCGACCCCGACGACGGCCCCCACGGCCCGCGGCTCGGCCCGCGCGCCGACGGGACGCCGATGCTACCCGAGCGCGCGGCCGAGGGCGACGCCGCCGGAACGTCGCCCACCGAGGCCGACGACTGA
- a CDS encoding DUF2250 domain-containing protein, protein MGAPDARPTDRQVGDSEARAGDALDSDRPSLTRSDERLLAYLADVGADYQAFIAGNTGLYDDHVESRLTALADAGLVERVSGEAVYRVTDAGRDALRDDCPRWSD, encoded by the coding sequence ATGGGGGCACCAGACGCACGACCGACCGACCGTCAGGTGGGAGATTCCGAGGCGCGGGCCGGCGACGCGCTCGATTCGGACCGCCCGTCGCTCACGCGGTCCGACGAGCGACTGCTCGCGTACCTCGCCGACGTCGGTGCCGACTATCAGGCGTTCATCGCGGGGAACACCGGCCTGTACGACGACCACGTCGAGTCGCGGCTGACCGCGCTGGCGGACGCCGGTCTCGTCGAGCGCGTCTCCGGCGAGGCCGTCTACCGCGTTACCGACGCGGGGCGCGACGCGCTCCGCGACGACTGCCCGCGCTGGTCGGACTGA